In Paenibacillus antri, a single window of DNA contains:
- the sda gene encoding sporulation histidine kinase inhibitor Sda: MRTLPDDALIAAYIAAVSLELEGDFIEMLHREIVRRGLTDRVYNIRDH; the protein is encoded by the coding sequence ATGCGAACATTACCTGACGACGCATTGATCGCGGCATACATTGCAGCCGTAAGTCTTGAACTGGAAGGAGATTTCATCGAGATGCTGCACCGAGAGATCGTTCGAAGAGGGCTCACAGACAGAGTGTATAACATTCGAGATCATTGA
- a CDS encoding CBO0543 family protein produces MLLNRIVLVGAWAAAAALMAWATPRQRVRDALVVFMFKQVITWPLGLLVVQYGFLAYPVREFPQATFASFSFEYFIYPATCVAFTLRFPERRGVWAKLGWYAFFPTWMTALEFAIERYTDLVRYIHWSWHWTWLTLLITFHMTRMFYCWFIEKGAVAPAVKGGTSS; encoded by the coding sequence TTGCTGCTGAATCGAATCGTACTCGTCGGCGCATGGGCCGCCGCCGCCGCCCTGATGGCGTGGGCCACGCCGCGACAGCGCGTTCGCGACGCCCTCGTCGTCTTTATGTTCAAGCAGGTCATCACATGGCCGCTCGGATTGCTCGTCGTCCAATACGGCTTTCTCGCTTATCCCGTTCGGGAGTTTCCGCAAGCGACGTTCGCGAGCTTCTCCTTCGAGTATTTCATCTACCCGGCGACTTGCGTCGCTTTCACGCTGCGCTTCCCGGAACGGCGCGGCGTCTGGGCGAAGCTCGGGTGGTACGCCTTCTTCCCGACTTGGATGACGGCGCTGGAGTTCGCGATCGAACGGTATACGGATCTCGTCCGATACATTCATTGGTCGTGGCACTGGACATGGTTGACGCTCTTGATCACCTTCCATATGACGCGCATGTTTTATTGTTGGTTTATCGAAAAAGGCGCGGTCGCCCCCGCCGTTAAAGGAGGAACTTCGTCATGA
- the abc-f gene encoding ribosomal protection-like ABC-F family protein: MFIVKTKDLEKEWNGKTIFKGVTMDVREGEKLALFGRNGAGKTTLLALLRGDEEPTGGTIQRFVPAESWGSLDQHPRVDGEQAAIDYVREADPRVAAAGAEQRAAERALRDAATPEAQAAAAERYGEALDAYATAGGYAWDAEVERALRQVGLQPETWERPFRSLSGGQQTRAGLARLVVRRPKALLLDEPTNHLDEETLRWLQAWIREYPGAVLVVSHDRTFLDAVVDRIVELTPDGAKSYKGNYAAFRERKELERKTQAALYRKQEQERESIEASIRMYQQWYLKASRDAAKAELGIMKPYYAARANKHTARYHAKEKELERLEQNRVEKPREADRLKVAFKEGAFEAKTLVQAENVAYRYENGGAAVFAGGSLAVHRGDKLAVVGPNGAGKTTLLRLLTGELMPTAGTIRRHPELRIGYFSQQLEHLRDEETLLDSLLRVPDMTESFARTILGCFLFRREDVFRRIGDLSMGERCRAAFLQLYFSGANLLLLDEPTNYLDIDTRERMEEALAAYPGALIAVSHDRYFLRAVASRVVSLSGGGGGWRVHEKTFAEYETDDPAPPPSPEARDRDAAIRLAELERTALMAKAELTDEDRARLFALTREIDALRGGRQ, from the coding sequence ATGTTTATAGTGAAAACGAAAGACCTCGAAAAAGAGTGGAACGGCAAGACGATCTTCAAGGGCGTCACGATGGACGTCCGCGAAGGCGAGAAGCTGGCGCTGTTCGGCCGCAACGGCGCGGGCAAGACGACGCTGCTGGCGCTGCTGCGCGGCGACGAGGAGCCGACGGGCGGCACGATCCAGCGGTTCGTCCCGGCGGAGTCGTGGGGCTCGCTCGATCAGCATCCCCGCGTCGACGGCGAACAAGCCGCGATCGACTACGTGCGCGAAGCGGACCCGCGCGTCGCCGCCGCGGGGGCGGAGCAGCGGGCCGCCGAACGGGCGCTGCGGGATGCCGCGACGCCCGAGGCGCAGGCGGCCGCCGCGGAGCGGTACGGCGAGGCGTTGGACGCATACGCGACGGCCGGCGGCTACGCGTGGGACGCCGAGGTGGAACGGGCGCTGCGCCAAGTCGGGCTGCAGCCCGAGACGTGGGAGCGGCCGTTCCGTTCCTTAAGCGGCGGGCAGCAAACCCGCGCCGGACTCGCGCGTCTCGTCGTTCGAAGGCCGAAAGCGCTGCTGCTCGACGAGCCGACGAATCATCTCGACGAGGAGACGCTTCGCTGGCTGCAAGCGTGGATCCGCGAATATCCGGGCGCCGTATTGGTCGTATCGCATGACCGGACGTTCCTCGACGCGGTCGTGGACCGGATCGTCGAGCTGACGCCGGACGGCGCGAAGTCGTACAAGGGCAATTACGCCGCCTTCCGGGAGCGGAAGGAGCTGGAGCGAAAGACGCAGGCGGCGCTGTACCGCAAGCAAGAGCAAGAGCGGGAGAGCATCGAAGCGTCGATCCGCATGTACCAGCAGTGGTACCTGAAGGCGAGCCGCGACGCGGCGAAAGCCGAGCTCGGCATTATGAAGCCGTATTACGCGGCCAGGGCCAACAAGCATACGGCGCGATACCATGCCAAGGAGAAGGAGCTCGAGCGGCTCGAGCAGAATCGCGTGGAGAAGCCCCGCGAGGCGGACCGGCTGAAGGTCGCGTTCAAGGAAGGCGCGTTCGAGGCGAAGACGCTGGTGCAGGCGGAGAACGTCGCATACCGGTACGAGAACGGCGGCGCGGCGGTGTTCGCGGGCGGCAGCCTCGCCGTGCATCGCGGCGACAAGCTGGCGGTCGTCGGGCCGAACGGCGCCGGCAAGACGACGCTGCTTCGGCTGCTGACGGGCGAGCTGATGCCGACCGCCGGAACGATTCGGCGCCATCCGGAGCTGCGCATCGGCTACTTCTCGCAGCAGCTCGAGCATCTGCGGGACGAGGAGACGCTGCTGGACAGCTTGCTCCGCGTGCCGGACATGACGGAGTCGTTCGCGCGAACGATTCTCGGCTGCTTCTTGTTCCGGCGGGAGGACGTCTTCCGCCGCATCGGCGATCTGAGTATGGGCGAGCGGTGCCGCGCCGCTTTCCTACAGCTGTACTTCAGCGGGGCGAATCTGCTGCTGCTCGACGAGCCGACGAACTATCTCGACATCGACACGCGGGAGCGAATGGAAGAGGCGCTCGCGGCATACCCCGGCGCGCTGATCGCCGTGTCGCACGACCGGTATTTCCTGCGGGCGGTCGCCTCGCGCGTCGTGTCGCTGTCCGGCGGCGGGGGCGGGTGGCGCGTGCACGAGAAGACGTTCGCGGAATACGAGACCGACGATCCGGCGCCGCCGCCGTCGCCGGAAGCGAGGGACCGCGACGCGGCGATCCGCCTCGCGGAGCTGGAGCGGACGGCGCTAATGGCGAAGGCGGAGCTGACCGACGAGGATCGCGCGCGGTTGTTCGCGCTGACCCGCGAGATCGACGCGCTGCGCGGAGGGCGGCAATGA
- a CDS encoding YolD-like family protein, translated as MTTRGKKLRGNGIWEASRMMLPEHKSAIRTHRTRLNERMKPELDEQRVEELSASLAEALESGAATAVTTFGAYGDETTVGVVAKIDPIERYVKLTTPEETLWIPFGDIVHVTPRRPDR; from the coding sequence ATGACGACACGAGGAAAGAAACTGCGCGGCAACGGCATATGGGAGGCGTCGCGCATGATGCTGCCGGAGCACAAGTCGGCCATTCGCACTCATCGCACGAGATTGAACGAACGGATGAAGCCGGAGCTCGACGAGCAGCGCGTCGAGGAGCTGTCCGCGTCGCTCGCGGAGGCGCTCGAGAGCGGGGCCGCGACGGCCGTGACGACGTTCGGCGCGTACGGCGACGAGACGACGGTCGGCGTCGTCGCGAAGATCGACCCGATCGAACGGTACGTGAAGCTGACGACGCCGGAGGAGACGCTGTGGATCCCGTTCGGGGACATCGTGCACGTGACGCCTCGGCGCCCGGATCGATAA